One region of Gouania willdenowi chromosome 13, fGouWil2.1, whole genome shotgun sequence genomic DNA includes:
- the eif2a gene encoding eukaryotic translation initiation factor 2A isoform X1, with product MAPPVPLLAVRGSEGTSVVCGPPQCGTDAAFQRDQRVSRCMTFSKDGTLFGWTNGQNVSVVKTCDGSVLSTFDLPKTCLLQFSPLNNVLVTWQPYTKTQDSPQGDTNLRLWDTRSGQLIRSLFQKKVEEWCPSWSDDEQLAVRIVNNELHFYENNNFDTIANKLHLQKVSSFALSPGAPPYKVAVYVPGIKGAPSFVRLYQYPSLGGPTAALANKSFFKADRVCLQWNQKASCVLVTASCDVDKSGASYYGQQTLHFLSVGGETAIVQLAKNGPIYDVCWSPSSSEFCVVYGFMPAKASIFNLRCEPVFDFGTGPRNSAYYSPQGHLLVLAGFGNLQGQMEVWDVKKYKQVSKPQAADSTFLSWCPDGEHLLTATCSPRLRVSNGYQIFHYTGAVLHRQEVGVGSELWEVQWQPFPAGVFPERPIKYQEAPSELGSTQAPPTQAYRPPALRHLPAAPSTKLHEEEPPQDLRSAAEKNPSKAALKNQRKREAKKAARQEPKPETAAPSNSAPVSSSQSEPSSGNPETDKKIRNVKKKLKAIEELKEQQEAGKVLQKNQLEKLQKEAELLKELSELQVTCSW from the exons ATGGCGCCGCCCGTGCCGCTGTTAGCAG TGCGTGGATCAGAGGGAACGTCTGTGGTCTGTGGACCTCCTCAGTGTGGGACAGACGCAGCCTTCCAGAG GGACCAGCGTGTCAGCAGGTGTATGACCTTCAGCAAAGATGGGACGTTGTTTGGATGGACCAACGGTCAAAA TGTGTCTGTAGTGAAGACCTGTGATGGTTCCGTGCTGTCGACCTTTGACCTCCCAAAGACGTGCCTGCTGCAGTTTTCTCCTCTTAACAATGTCCTTGTCACCTGGCAACCGTACACCA agactCAGGACAGTCCTCAGGGAGACACAAACCTCCGTCTGTGGGACACCAGGAGTGGACAACTCATCAGATCTCTATTTCAGAAGAAGGTTGAGGAATG GTGTCCGTCCTGGTCAGATGACGAACAGCTCGCCGTGAGGATCGTCAACAATGAACTTCATTTCTACGAAAACAACAACTTTG ACACCATCGCCAACAAACTACATTTACAGAAAGTTTCCTCCTTCGCTTTGTCTCCGGGAGCTCCGCCCTATAAG GTGGCTGTGTACGTGCCTGGCATTAAAGGCGCTCCATCCTTCGTGCGTCTCTACCAGTATCCGTCTCTGGGAGGACCCACGGCGGCCCTCGCCAACAAGAGCTTCTTCAAGGCTGACAGAGTGTGTCTGCAGTGGAACcagaaag CCTCGTGTGTCCTGGTCACGGCGAGCTGTGACGTGGATAAAAGCGGAGCATCGTATTACGGCCAGCAGACACTGCACTTCCTGTCAGTGGGCGGAGAGACGGCTATCGTCCAACTAG CCAAGAACGGTCCGATCTACGACGTGTGCTGGAGTCCGTCCTCCTCAGAGTTCTGTGTGGTTTATGGCTTCATGCCAGCTAAGGCCTCCATCTTTAACCTGCGCTGTGAGCCTGTGTTTGACTTTGGGACGGGACCACGAAACTCTGCCTACTACAG tccTCAGGGCCACTTGCTGGTTCTCGCTGGCTTTGGGAACCTTCAAGGTCAGATGGAGGTTTGGGACGTGAAGAAATACAAACAG GTGTCCAAGCCTCAGGCGGCTGACTCCACCTTCCTGTCGTGGTGTCCTGATGGTGAACACCTGCTGACGGCCACCTGCTCCCCACGCCTACGCGTTTCTAACGGTTACCAGATCTTCCACTACACCGGCGCCGTGCTGCACCGACAGGAAGTGGGCGTCGGCTCCGAGCTGTGGGAGGTTCAATGGCAGCCCTTCCCGGCTGGTGTCTTCCCCGAGCGGCCAATCAAATATCAGGAGGCACCGAGTGAGCTGGGCTCCACGCAGGCTCCGCCCACTCAAGCCTACAGACCTCCCGCCCTCCGACACCTGCCGGCTGCACCCAGCACCAAACTG CATGAGGAGGAGCCTCCTCAGGACCTAAGATCAGCAGCAGAGAAGAACCCGTCTAAAGCTGCTCTGAAGAATCAACGCAAGAGAGAAGCAAAGAAAGCAGCcagacag GAACCTAAACCTGAAACAGCAGCTCCATCTAACTCCGCCCCCGtcagcagcagccaatcagagcccaGCAGTGGAAACCCAGAGACGGACAAGAAGATCAGAAACGTGAAGAAG AAGCTGAAGGCCATCGAGGAGCtgaaggagcagcaggaggcggGAAAAGTCCTGCAAAAGAACCAG CTGGAGAAGCTGCAGAAGGAGGCGGAGCTACTGAAGGAGCTGTCAGAGCTTCAG GTCACATGTTCATGGTAA
- the eif2a gene encoding eukaryotic translation initiation factor 2A isoform X2, which translates to MAPPVPLLAVRGSEGTSVVCGPPQCGTDAAFQRDQRVSRCMTFSKDGTLFGWTNGQNVSVVKTCDGSVLSTFDLPKTCLLQFSPLNNVLVTWQPYTKTQDSPQGDTNLRLWDTRSGQLIRSLFQKKVEEWCPSWSDDEQLAVRIVNNELHFYENNNFDTIANKLHLQKVSSFALSPGAPPYKVAVYVPGIKGAPSFVRLYQYPSLGGPTAALANKSFFKADRVCLQWNQKASCVLVTASCDVDKSGASYYGQQTLHFLSVGGETAIVQLAKNGPIYDVCWSPSSSEFCVVYGFMPAKASIFNLRCEPVFDFGTGPRNSAYYSPQGHLLVLAGFGNLQGQMEVWDVKKYKQVSKPQAADSTFLSWCPDGEHLLTATCSPRLRVSNGYQIFHYTGAVLHRQEVGVGSELWEVQWQPFPAGVFPERPIKYQEAPSELGSTQAPPTQAYRPPALRHLPAAPSTKLHEEEPPQDLRSAAEKNPSKAALKNQRKREAKKAARQEPKPETAAPSNSAPVSSSQSEPSSGNPETDKKIRNVKKKLKAIEELKEQQEAGKVLQKNQLEKLQKEAELLKELSELQVGP; encoded by the exons ATGGCGCCGCCCGTGCCGCTGTTAGCAG TGCGTGGATCAGAGGGAACGTCTGTGGTCTGTGGACCTCCTCAGTGTGGGACAGACGCAGCCTTCCAGAG GGACCAGCGTGTCAGCAGGTGTATGACCTTCAGCAAAGATGGGACGTTGTTTGGATGGACCAACGGTCAAAA TGTGTCTGTAGTGAAGACCTGTGATGGTTCCGTGCTGTCGACCTTTGACCTCCCAAAGACGTGCCTGCTGCAGTTTTCTCCTCTTAACAATGTCCTTGTCACCTGGCAACCGTACACCA agactCAGGACAGTCCTCAGGGAGACACAAACCTCCGTCTGTGGGACACCAGGAGTGGACAACTCATCAGATCTCTATTTCAGAAGAAGGTTGAGGAATG GTGTCCGTCCTGGTCAGATGACGAACAGCTCGCCGTGAGGATCGTCAACAATGAACTTCATTTCTACGAAAACAACAACTTTG ACACCATCGCCAACAAACTACATTTACAGAAAGTTTCCTCCTTCGCTTTGTCTCCGGGAGCTCCGCCCTATAAG GTGGCTGTGTACGTGCCTGGCATTAAAGGCGCTCCATCCTTCGTGCGTCTCTACCAGTATCCGTCTCTGGGAGGACCCACGGCGGCCCTCGCCAACAAGAGCTTCTTCAAGGCTGACAGAGTGTGTCTGCAGTGGAACcagaaag CCTCGTGTGTCCTGGTCACGGCGAGCTGTGACGTGGATAAAAGCGGAGCATCGTATTACGGCCAGCAGACACTGCACTTCCTGTCAGTGGGCGGAGAGACGGCTATCGTCCAACTAG CCAAGAACGGTCCGATCTACGACGTGTGCTGGAGTCCGTCCTCCTCAGAGTTCTGTGTGGTTTATGGCTTCATGCCAGCTAAGGCCTCCATCTTTAACCTGCGCTGTGAGCCTGTGTTTGACTTTGGGACGGGACCACGAAACTCTGCCTACTACAG tccTCAGGGCCACTTGCTGGTTCTCGCTGGCTTTGGGAACCTTCAAGGTCAGATGGAGGTTTGGGACGTGAAGAAATACAAACAG GTGTCCAAGCCTCAGGCGGCTGACTCCACCTTCCTGTCGTGGTGTCCTGATGGTGAACACCTGCTGACGGCCACCTGCTCCCCACGCCTACGCGTTTCTAACGGTTACCAGATCTTCCACTACACCGGCGCCGTGCTGCACCGACAGGAAGTGGGCGTCGGCTCCGAGCTGTGGGAGGTTCAATGGCAGCCCTTCCCGGCTGGTGTCTTCCCCGAGCGGCCAATCAAATATCAGGAGGCACCGAGTGAGCTGGGCTCCACGCAGGCTCCGCCCACTCAAGCCTACAGACCTCCCGCCCTCCGACACCTGCCGGCTGCACCCAGCACCAAACTG CATGAGGAGGAGCCTCCTCAGGACCTAAGATCAGCAGCAGAGAAGAACCCGTCTAAAGCTGCTCTGAAGAATCAACGCAAGAGAGAAGCAAAGAAAGCAGCcagacag GAACCTAAACCTGAAACAGCAGCTCCATCTAACTCCGCCCCCGtcagcagcagccaatcagagcccaGCAGTGGAAACCCAGAGACGGACAAGAAGATCAGAAACGTGAAGAAG AAGCTGAAGGCCATCGAGGAGCtgaaggagcagcaggaggcggGAAAAGTCCTGCAAAAGAACCAG CTGGAGAAGCTGCAGAAGGAGGCGGAGCTACTGAAGGAGCTGTCAGAGCTTCAGGTTGGACCATAA
- the serp1 gene encoding stress-associated endoplasmic reticulum protein 1, which yields MVAKQRIRMANEKHSKNITQRGNVAKSTRSLTDDKGVGPWLLALFIFVVCGSAIFQIIQSIRMGM from the exons ATGGTAGCCAAACAGAGGATCCGCATGGCCAACGAGAAGCACAGCAAGAACATCACTCAGAGAGGGAACGTGGCCAAGTCCACG AGGAGTCTGACTGATGACAAAGGAGTCGGTCCATGGCTGCTCGCGCTCTTCATCTTTGTCGTCTGTGGCTCAG ccATCTTTCAGATCATTCAGAGCATCAGGATGGGCATGTAG
- the mmp23bb gene encoding matrix metallopeptidase 23bb: protein MWTVDWLMMDLMMMMVLIIMMMKVTDGQVKIREKRYTINPLGARWDHHDLTYRIVVFPNTLSKDDTRRALRMAFTKWSDVSPLSFTEVTHGNADITIGFYPSNHSDCWASPLHPCFDGLNGELAHAFLPPRAEIHFDNQEFWILGRSRFSWRQGVWLNNLVQVAAHEVGHILGLFHSSDRQALMNPNCTFSGQTELNQDDLRGIRSLYGCLDKRKVCDSWARLGFCEQRKTFMKKNCPQSCDLCYELLDAVVTATPPPNLQVKTVPRGSLLGFRCRNRSLRTNVRWFKDGERLLTVPGYILVTGRILRIVANEFTVGVYTCRSLRRRHTPSANGWLVRLQPLPWQL from the exons ATGTGGACCGTTGATTGGTTGATGATggacctgatgatgatgatggtgttgataataatgatgatgaaggtgaccGACGGGCAG GTGAAAATCAGAGAGAAACGCTACACCATCAACCCTCTGGGAGCACGCTGGGACCACCACGACCTGACCTACAG gatcGTTGTGTTTCCAAACACCCTGAGTAAGGACGACACCAGGAGAGCTCTGAGGATGGCATTCACCAAGTGGAGCGATGTCAGCCCGCTGAGCTTCACTGAGGTTACCCACGGCAATGCTGACATCACCATCG GTTTCTACCCCTCCAACCACTCAGACTGCTGGGCGTCGCCCCTCCACCCGTGCTTCGATGGTCTAAATGGTGAACTGGCTCACGCTTTCCTTCCTCCCCGAGCTGAGATCCACTTTGACAACCAGGAGTTCTGGATCCTGGGGAGGTCCAGGTTCAGCTGGAGACAAG GTGTGTGGCTGAACAACCTGGTCCAGGTGGCGGCCCATGAGGTGGGTCACATCCTGGGTCTGTTCCACTCCTCAGACCGACAGGCTCTGATGAACCCAAACTGTACCTTTAGTGGACAGACGGAACTGAACCAGGACGACCTGAGAGGAATCAGGAGCCTCTACG GATGTCTGGATAAAAGGAAAGTCTGTGATTCTTGGGCTCGTCTTGGTTTTTGTGAACAAAGAAAAACCTTCATGAAGAAAAACTGTCCACAGAGCTGTGACCTGTGCTACG AGCTGTTGGATGCAGTTGTCACGGCAACGCCTCCTCCTAACCTGCAGGTGAAGACGGTTCCTAGAGGGTCGCTGCTTGGCTTCCGCTGCAGAAACAGGAGCCTACGCACCAACGTCAG GTGGTTCAAAGATGGCGAGCGGCTCCTGACGGTTCCCGGCTACATCCTGGTCACAGGTCGAATCCTTCGCATCGTAGCCAATGAGTTCACAGTGGGCGTCTACACGTGTCGTAGCCTGCGGCGCCGCCACACGCCCTCGGCCAACGGATGGTTGGTCCGCCTTCAACCGTTGCCATGGCAACTTTAg